A portion of the Methyloceanibacter stevinii genome contains these proteins:
- a CDS encoding inositol monophosphatase family protein, with amino-acid sequence MPASALMNVMTGAARKAGRSLARDFGEVEHLQVSVKGPANFVTAADLRAEEIIFAELSRARPGYGFLMEERGEIKGPDGTHRWIVDPLDGTTNFLHSIPIFAISIALERDGELVAGLIYNPVMNETFTAEKGQGAFLNDKRIRVAARSELATSVIGTGIPHSGRPGHERFLGEVETVMGTSAGVRRTGSAALDLAWTAAGRFDGFWENNLHAWDMAAGIVMVKEAGGYVTDTNGKDKIFETGGVVAGNETIHMKLLKLLKAANAKAPSPAKAG; translated from the coding sequence ATGCCCGCATCCGCGTTGATGAACGTCATGACCGGCGCTGCCCGCAAGGCAGGCCGCAGCCTCGCCCGCGACTTCGGCGAGGTGGAGCATTTGCAGGTCTCCGTGAAAGGACCGGCGAATTTCGTTACCGCCGCGGATCTGCGCGCCGAGGAGATCATCTTCGCCGAACTCTCCCGCGCCCGGCCCGGTTACGGCTTTCTGATGGAAGAGCGCGGCGAGATCAAAGGGCCCGACGGCACTCACCGCTGGATCGTCGACCCGCTCGACGGCACCACCAACTTTCTGCATTCCATCCCGATCTTCGCCATTTCCATCGCCCTCGAACGCGACGGCGAGCTCGTCGCCGGGCTGATCTATAACCCGGTCATGAACGAGACCTTCACCGCCGAGAAGGGCCAAGGCGCCTTTCTCAACGACAAGCGCATTCGCGTGGCCGCACGTTCCGAACTCGCCACCTCGGTGATCGGCACGGGCATTCCCCATAGCGGACGCCCCGGGCACGAGCGCTTCCTTGGCGAAGTCGAGACGGTCATGGGAACGAGTGCCGGCGTCCGCCGCACGGGCTCGGCGGCCCTCGACCTCGCCTGGACCGCCGCAGGGAGGTTCGACGGGTTCTGGGAGAACAACCTGCACGCTTGGGACATGGCGGCCGGCATCGTCATGGTGAAAGAGGCCGGCGGCTACGTCACCGACACGAACGGCAAGGACAAGATCTTCGAAACCGGCGGCGTCGTCGCGGGCAATGAGACGATCCACATGAAGCTCCTGAAGCTTCTGAAGGCCGCGAATGCCAAGGCCCCCTCGCCTGCGAAAGCCGGCTAG
- the efp gene encoding elongation factor P, with translation MKINGNEIRPGNVITHKNGLWVAVKTQAVKPGKGPAYAQVELKNLIDGSKLNERFRASETVERVRLEQKDHQFLFAEGDMLTFMDLESYDQIQIARDLLEDRAAFLQDGMTVMVESHEGRPIGVALPDQVTLEIVEADPVVKGQTAASSYKPAMLENGVRVMVPPFIEAGEKIVVDTNEVAYVRRADA, from the coding sequence ATGAAGATCAACGGCAACGAGATCAGGCCCGGCAACGTCATCACGCACAAGAACGGCCTGTGGGTCGCGGTGAAGACCCAGGCTGTCAAACCCGGCAAGGGTCCCGCCTACGCGCAGGTCGAACTCAAGAACTTGATCGACGGCTCCAAGCTCAACGAACGCTTCCGCGCCTCCGAAACGGTGGAGCGGGTCCGCCTTGAGCAGAAGGACCACCAGTTCCTCTTTGCCGAGGGCGACATGCTGACCTTCATGGACCTTGAATCCTACGATCAGATTCAGATCGCCCGGGACCTTCTCGAGGACCGCGCCGCCTTTTTGCAGGACGGCATGACGGTGATGGTGGAAAGCCATGAAGGACGCCCCATCGGCGTCGCGCTTCCCGACCAGGTCACGCTTGAAATCGTCGAAGCGGACCCGGTCGTGAAGGGGCAGACCGCGGCCTCGTCCTACAAGCCGGCCATGCTCGAAAACGGCGTCCGCGTGATGGTGCCGCCGTTCATCGAGGCGGGCGAGAAAATCGTGGTCGATACGAACGAAGTCGCCTACGTCCGACGCGCCGACGCGTAA
- a CDS encoding tetratricopeptide repeat protein gives MRKFRTGLVALTLAAMALTGLAVTAHAEESAAYVAFAAGKYQKALELAKKEAEAGSKEAYTLMGEMYAGGLGVPQDYTEAANAYAQGADLGDTNAQLSLGLLTAKGLGTPKNARIAANLFEQAANSGNPAAQYNLALMYLQGEGREASEAKAAEWMEKAAESGNAQAQYDLGAFYQFGRGVPLDEKKAAEWTGKAADAGLSPAQVEYATMLFKGRGVEKDEEKGAALFSLAAKQGNPVAQNRLARFMPTASSSRSTWWRRPSGI, from the coding sequence ATGAGGAAATTCCGTACCGGACTGGTCGCGCTGACGCTCGCTGCCATGGCCCTTACCGGCCTGGCGGTCACGGCCCACGCCGAAGAGAGCGCGGCCTATGTGGCCTTCGCCGCCGGCAAGTATCAGAAGGCCCTCGAGCTTGCGAAGAAGGAGGCCGAAGCAGGCTCCAAGGAAGCCTACACGCTGATGGGCGAGATGTACGCGGGCGGGCTCGGTGTCCCTCAAGACTACACTGAGGCCGCGAACGCCTATGCCCAGGGCGCCGATCTCGGCGACACCAACGCACAGCTTTCGCTCGGCCTCCTGACGGCCAAGGGGCTCGGCACGCCGAAAAACGCCCGTATCGCGGCCAACCTCTTCGAACAAGCGGCCAACAGCGGCAACCCCGCCGCCCAGTACAATCTCGCGCTGATGTACCTGCAAGGCGAGGGCCGCGAGGCCAGCGAGGCCAAGGCCGCGGAGTGGATGGAGAAGGCGGCCGAGAGCGGCAACGCCCAGGCCCAGTACGATCTTGGCGCCTTCTACCAATTCGGCCGCGGGGTCCCGCTCGACGAGAAGAAGGCCGCCGAGTGGACCGGCAAGGCTGCCGACGCCGGGCTGTCCCCGGCCCAGGTGGAATACGCCACGATGCTGTTCAAAGGCCGGGGCGTGGAGAAGGACGAGGAGAAGGGAGCCGCCCTGTTCTCTCTCGCGGCCAAACAGGGCAACCCCGTCGCCCAGAATCGCCTGGCGCGCTTTATGCCAACGGCCTCGTCTTCCCGCTCGACCTGGTGGAGGCGGCCAAGTGGCATCTGA